The Castanea sativa cultivar Marrone di Chiusa Pesio chromosome 11, ASM4071231v1 genome contains a region encoding:
- the LOC142618039 gene encoding wall-associated receptor kinase 2-like: MGFLGILVQVTWVAVMLSELAAAAIAFPIALPNCPDKCGDVEIPYPFGLREGCYIGQNFFVNCTNSFGPTQPILLGGLTATNFSLEGQANVLTHMAKDCYKHGVLDQGLSIWTSVYLNSSLNFTISSSQNKFIVVGCDTYAYLNFQQEKGNFSTGCVSVCENTRYIVNGSCSGVGCCEVDIPNGLNHVSLESRSFNNHAKVGAFNPCGYAFISQQTMFNFSIDSLHSLQHQNMTPVVLDWAIGTETCKDVVNKSGYTCGGNSTCIDSDNGSGYRCKCMEGYLGNPYLHHGCQDINECENPNPCKLPREKCINGLGNFTCSCIKGYHLDVSAGICVTNQSSELITLSVRIVICFMVVLVCSSWFYLIVKERQLIKVKQRFFEQNGGLILQQKLSKQENSAEKTKIFTMKELRKATNNYDETLIIGRGGFGIVYKGILPNNTIVAIKKSKIGDESQIEQFINEVVVLSQINHRNVVKLLGCCLETQVPLLVYEFIPNGTLFEYIHHESKVSTISWEIRLRIAAETAEALSYLHSAASPPIIHRDVKSSNILLDSTYTAKVSDFGASKLVPLDQTQLATMVRGTLGYLDPEYMQTSQLTEKSDVYSFGVVLVELLTGKKALSFDRPEEERGLATYFLSFYKDNRFFEFLEKHIANEENVEQLKEAANLAKMCLRLKGEDRPTMKEVATKLEDLRKMEKHSRDNVDSNSEETKFLHTKTSYSHNYDVDNQSADVNDTVRDM, encoded by the exons ATGGGTTTCCTTGGGATTCTTGTACAAGTCACTTGGGTTGCTGTGATGTTATCTGAATTGGCAGCCGCCGCAATAGCATTTCCAATAGCGCTGCCCAACTGCCCCGACAAGTGTGGAGATGTGGAAATTCCCTATCCATTTGGCCTAAGAGAAGGTTGCTACATAGGTCAAAACTTTTTCGTCAATTGTACCAACTCGTTCGGCCCAACTCAACCAATTCTTCTAGGAGGCTTAACGGCTACAAACTTTTCCCTCGAAGGCCAGGCTAACGTCTTGACGCATATGGCCAAGGACTGTTATAAACATGGTGTGCTGGATCAGGGTCTTAGTATATGGACATCAGTGTATCTCAACTCGAGCCTCAATTTCACCATCTCTAGCAGTCAAAACAAGTTCATTGTCGTTGGCTGTGACACTTATGCATACCTTAATTTCCAGCAAGAGAAAGGAAATTTCTCAACAGGCTGCGTTTCCGTTTGTGAAAACACTAGGTACATAGTCAACGGGTCTTGCTCTGGTGTTGGGTGTTGCGAGGTAGATATTCCAAATGGGTTGAACCATGTTTCTTTGGAATCCCGCAGTTTCAATAATCACGCAAAAGTAGGGGCTTTCAATCCTTGTGGCTATGCATTTATTAGCCAACAAACCATGTTCAATTTCTCCATCGATTCCCTTCACAGTCTACAACACCAAAATATGACGCCGGTAGTTCTTGATTGGGCGATCGGTACTGAGACATGTAAAGATGTCGTGAACAAATCAGGTTACACATGTGGAGGTAATAGCACTTGCATCGATTCCGACAACGGGTCTGGGTACCGTTGTAAGTGCATGGAAGGCTACCTTGGGAATCCATACCTCCATCACGGTTGCCAAG ACATTAACGAATGTGAAAACCCCAATCCTTGCAAGCTCCCGAGAGAAAAGTGTATTAACGGACTAGGGAATTTTACTTGTTCTTGCATCAAGGGGTACCATTTGGACGTAAGTGCAGGAATCTGTGTTACCAATCAATCATCAGAACTAATTACCCTCTCAGTTC GTATTGTCATATGCTTCATGGTTGTACTTGTTTGTAGCTCTTGGTTCTATTTGATAGTTAAGGAAAGACAGTTGATCAAGGTTAAGCAAAGGTTCTTTGAACAAAATGGGGgtttaattttacaacaaaaactctctaaacaagaaaattcagctgaaaaaaccaaaatcttCACCATGAAAGAGTTGAGAAAGGCTACCAACAATTATGATGAAACTCTAATCATTGGCCGGGGAGGGTTTGGTATAGTTTATAAAGGAATTTTACCAAATAATACGATTGTGGCCATCAAGAAGTCAAAAATAGGAGATGAAAGCCAAATTGAGCAATTCATCAATGAGGTAGTTGTACTTTCCCAAATTAATCATAGGAATGTGGTTAAATTATTAGGTTGTTGTTTGGAGACACAAGTTCCTTTACTAGTTTATGAATTCATACCCAATGGTACTCTCTTTGAGTACATTCATCATGAAAGTAAGGTGTCCACCATATCATGGGAAATTCGTCTTAGGATAGCTGCAGAAACAGCAGAAGCACTATCATATTTGCACTCTGCAGCTTCTCCACCTATAATCCATAGAGATGTCAAGTCTTCAAACATATTGTTGGATAGCACTTACACAGCAAAGGTATCAGATTTTGGAGCTTCAAAATTGGTTCCACTAGACCAAACACAATTAGCAACAATGGTGCGAGGAACTTTGGGATACTTGGATCCTGAATACATGCAAACAAGTCAATTGACAGAAAAGAGTGATGTTTATAGCTTTGGAGTGGTCCTCGTAGAGCTATTAACTGGAAAAAAAGCTCTTTCATTTGATAGGCCTGAGGAAGAGAGAGGTCTAGCCAcatattttctctcattttacAAGGATAAtagattttttgaatttcttgaaaAACATATAGCAAATGAAGAAAATGTTGAGCAACTAAAGGAAGCTGCAAATCTTGCAAAGATGTGCTTAAGATTGAAAGGGGAGGATAGGCCTACTATGAAGGAAGTAGCAACGAAATTGGAGGATTTGAGAAAGATGGAGAAGCATTCTAGAGACAATGTTGATTCTAACTCAGAAGAAACTAAATTCTTGCACACCAAGACATCATATTCTCACAATTATGATGTTGATAATCAAAGTGCTGATGTGAATGATACTGTGAGGGACATGTAG